Proteins from a single region of Synechococcus sp. WH 8109:
- the petM gene encoding cytochrome b6-f complex subunit PetM yields the protein MAAEIFGTAAIFWVLIPVGLAGGALLLKLQGDD from the coding sequence ATGGCTGCTGAGATTTTTGGAACTGCTGCGATCTTCTGGGTCTTGATTCCCGTCGGCCTCGCTGGTGGTGCTCTGCTGCTGAAACTGCAGGGCGACGACTGA
- a CDS encoding N2,N2-dimethylguanosine tRNA methyltransferase — translation MAELSLGPGFFRPESRPARDLSVLLARHQSLHATRSLRWLDVMAGCGIRALRWGLEALANPAVETELWINDGDPDRLPLIQANVHGVGCSTRLTAEAADLLLHRSIVERHWFDFIDLDAFGAPGPLIQPALQALRFDGLLFLASTDGRSPTGHDRPGAIRSLGAAARAHPSSWEMALRQQIGLVARQAWMLGRGLQPLFSFSEGRTFRLALCMRRQIPAGDEQKLGLVARCERCGAQRVQSLLKLSGWPACDCAAGLGRWSISGPLWIGPLQDPPLLQQLIAEAQQLGRQQISPATIRLMQRLQADPGDCPTVWPTDELARRLGIGGPPALGPLVQALQAAGCRASASGVMPGQVRTDAELPQLLQICASLRGEGI, via the coding sequence TTGGCTGAGCTCAGCCTTGGCCCGGGCTTTTTCAGGCCTGAGTCGCGTCCGGCCCGGGACCTTTCGGTGTTGCTGGCCCGTCATCAGAGCCTCCATGCCACGCGGTCCTTGCGCTGGCTGGATGTGATGGCCGGTTGCGGGATCAGGGCCCTGCGTTGGGGGTTGGAGGCGCTGGCCAACCCGGCCGTTGAAACGGAGCTCTGGATAAACGATGGGGATCCTGACCGGCTGCCGCTGATCCAGGCCAATGTGCATGGGGTGGGGTGTTCAACCCGGCTCACGGCTGAGGCTGCAGACCTGCTGCTGCATCGCTCGATTGTTGAGCGCCACTGGTTCGATTTCATAGACCTTGATGCCTTTGGTGCTCCTGGGCCTCTGATTCAGCCGGCCCTTCAGGCCCTTCGCTTCGACGGCCTGTTGTTTCTGGCCTCTACGGATGGTCGCTCCCCCACCGGCCATGACCGGCCGGGCGCCATTCGCAGCCTCGGGGCTGCCGCTCGCGCCCATCCTTCCAGCTGGGAAATGGCCCTGCGGCAGCAGATCGGGCTGGTGGCGCGGCAGGCCTGGATGCTGGGCCGCGGACTGCAGCCGCTGTTCAGCTTCAGTGAAGGCCGCACCTTTCGCCTCGCGCTGTGCATGCGGCGCCAGATCCCCGCGGGCGATGAACAGAAGCTGGGGCTGGTGGCCCGTTGCGAGCGCTGTGGTGCTCAACGGGTGCAGTCCCTGCTCAAGCTCAGCGGCTGGCCCGCATGTGATTGCGCGGCTGGTCTGGGGCGCTGGAGCATCAGCGGCCCGCTGTGGATTGGTCCCTTGCAGGATCCGCCGCTACTGCAGCAGCTGATTGCTGAGGCTCAACAGCTGGGGCGTCAGCAGATCAGCCCCGCCACCATTCGATTAATGCAGCGCCTGCAGGCGGATCCCGGCGATTGCCCCACGGTCTGGCCCACCGATGAGCTGGCCCGACGGCTGGGCATCGGCGGACCACCAGCTCTGGGGCCATTGGTGCAGGCGCTCCAGGCGGCGGGTTGTCGCGCCAGTGCCAGTGGCGTCATGCCGGGCCAGGTGCGAACTGATGCGGAATTACCGCAGCTGTTACAGATCTGCGCCAGCCTGCGGGGGGAAGGGATTTAA
- a CDS encoding alpha/beta fold hydrolase, with product MPPAAVQTAEWGVQSTWQWRGWPCHWRVSGPEAGPALVLLHGFGAASGHWRHCAPRLAEQGWRVYSLDLLGFGQSAQPARPMDNRLWALQVCAFLDQVVQGPAVVIGNSLGGLTALTAAVLAPNRVRAVVAAPLPDPALIQPLPKRRAPWRRRWQRRLLALVLHVLPLELVVPLIARTGLLKAGLQGAYWQSIQSDPELLQLIARPARRPTAAQALRGMSLGMANRPRGATAPALLAQLRVPMLLIWGRQDRFVPLAIGASVAANHSELELKVLDRCGHCPHDEAPDRFLAVLLPWLDRNLG from the coding sequence GTGCCGCCTGCTGCTGTCCAGACTGCCGAGTGGGGGGTCCAGAGCACCTGGCAGTGGAGGGGCTGGCCCTGCCACTGGCGGGTCAGCGGTCCTGAAGCAGGCCCTGCCCTGGTGCTGTTACACGGTTTCGGCGCCGCCAGCGGACACTGGCGCCACTGCGCGCCGCGCCTGGCTGAACAGGGCTGGCGGGTCTACAGCCTGGATCTGCTGGGTTTCGGCCAATCCGCCCAGCCGGCGCGGCCGATGGACAACCGGCTCTGGGCCCTGCAGGTGTGCGCATTCCTCGATCAGGTGGTGCAAGGGCCAGCGGTGGTGATCGGTAATTCCCTGGGGGGCCTGACCGCACTCACCGCGGCGGTGCTGGCGCCGAACCGGGTGAGGGCGGTGGTCGCCGCGCCACTGCCGGACCCTGCCCTGATTCAACCGTTGCCGAAACGGCGGGCGCCCTGGCGGCGGCGTTGGCAGCGGCGCCTGCTCGCCCTGGTTCTGCACGTGCTTCCGCTTGAGCTCGTGGTGCCCTTGATCGCGCGCACAGGCTTGCTCAAAGCCGGGCTTCAGGGGGCCTACTGGCAGTCGATCCAATCCGACCCGGAGCTGCTGCAGCTGATCGCCCGTCCTGCCCGGCGCCCCACTGCAGCTCAGGCCCTGCGGGGCATGAGCCTGGGCATGGCCAACCGTCCCCGAGGCGCCACCGCCCCAGCCCTGCTCGCACAACTGCGGGTGCCCATGCTGCTGATCTGGGGCCGCCAGGATCGATTTGTGCCTCTCGCCATCGGGGCATCCGTGGCCGCCAACCACTCAGAACTCGAGCTGAAGGTGCTGGATCGCTGCGGCCACTGCCCCCATGACGAAGCGCCTGATCGCTTCCTGGCTGTGTTGTTGCCCTGGCTGGACCGTAACTTGGGGTGA
- the ilvN gene encoding acetolactate synthase small subunit, translated as MKHTLSVVVEDESGALSRIAGLFARRGFNIDSLAVGPAEAEGQSRLTMVVEGDEQTLQQMTKQLDKLVNVLQVLDLTQRPAVERELMLLKVSAPAASRGAVIELVQVFRAKVVDVADEALTLEVVGDPGKLVALERLMAPFGILEIARTGKVALERASGVNTEMLKVSPSHSRVPA; from the coding sequence ATGAAACACACCCTTTCGGTGGTGGTTGAAGACGAATCCGGCGCACTCAGCCGGATCGCAGGACTCTTCGCCCGACGCGGCTTCAACATCGACAGCCTGGCTGTCGGCCCAGCAGAGGCCGAAGGTCAATCGCGCCTGACCATGGTGGTGGAGGGCGATGAGCAGACGCTCCAGCAGATGACCAAACAGCTGGACAAGCTGGTGAATGTGCTTCAGGTCCTCGACCTGACCCAACGCCCGGCCGTGGAACGGGAGCTGATGCTGCTCAAAGTTTCAGCTCCGGCAGCATCCCGGGGCGCCGTGATCGAACTCGTTCAGGTGTTCAGAGCCAAGGTTGTGGACGTGGCAGATGAAGCCCTCACCTTGGAAGTGGTGGGGGATCCAGGAAAGCTGGTGGCCCTTGAACGATTGATGGCCCCCTTCGGCATTCTCGAAATCGCCCGCACCGGCAAGGTCGCCCTCGAGCGGGCCTCAGGAGTAAATACGGAAATGCTCAAGGTGTCCCCCAGCCATAGCCGGGTGCCAGCCTGA
- a CDS encoding peptidylprolyl isomerase: MRRLRSWALLLLIPLLVSCSPSPRASVVTGCADAQAACLQGLATVTMQTSQGEFTIEVNGDAAPLTSGNFLDLVRRGTYDGTMFHRVVREPVPFVVQGGDPQSSDRSVPLGQLGTGSFVDPDNGQARMIPLEIKFRSEPQPRYSRVSTNPAELDGLELTHERGAIAMARSQAPDSASAQFYVALRPLSELDGRYAVFGRVVDGMEVVDAIQQGDRITKAALKE; this comes from the coding sequence ATGCGTCGTCTTCGTTCCTGGGCGCTGCTGCTGCTCATCCCGTTGTTGGTGAGCTGCAGTCCTTCCCCGCGCGCATCGGTGGTGACTGGTTGTGCCGATGCTCAGGCGGCCTGCCTGCAGGGCTTGGCCACCGTCACTATGCAGACGAGCCAGGGCGAGTTCACGATTGAGGTGAACGGCGATGCCGCTCCCCTCACCTCCGGCAATTTCCTTGATCTGGTGCGGCGTGGCACCTACGACGGAACCATGTTTCACCGCGTTGTTCGCGAGCCTGTTCCCTTTGTGGTGCAGGGGGGTGATCCGCAATCCAGTGATCGATCGGTTCCCCTAGGGCAGCTCGGTACTGGCAGTTTTGTAGATCCCGACAACGGCCAGGCGCGGATGATTCCGCTTGAGATCAAGTTCCGATCCGAGCCGCAGCCCCGCTACAGCAGGGTCAGCACCAATCCGGCGGAACTTGATGGCCTGGAGTTGACCCATGAGCGTGGTGCGATTGCCATGGCCCGCTCCCAGGCTCCTGACTCAGCCAGTGCCCAGTTCTACGTAGCCTTGCGTCCCTTGTCGGAACTCGACGGTCGTTACGCCGTCTTCGGCCGTGTTGTGGATGGCATGGAGGTGGTGGATGCGATCCAGCAAGGAGATCGCATCACCAAGGCTGCGTTAAAAGAGTGA
- a CDS encoding photosystem I assembly protein Ycf4 — MSAAVLEQPVLGSRRLSNFLVASAVTIGGVGFLLASLSSYLGRDLVPIGHPAALVFVPQGLVMGLYSLAAALLATYLWYVIAVNVGGGSNRFDKDAGVVTISRRGFRKPVLVEIPLKDVKAVKVEVRDGFNARRRVALRIQGRRDMPLTRVGEPLPLAQLEKDGAELARFLGVNLEGL; from the coding sequence ATGTCCGCAGCAGTGCTCGAGCAACCTGTGCTCGGCTCCCGTCGTCTCTCGAATTTTCTGGTGGCCTCGGCCGTCACGATTGGGGGCGTGGGCTTCCTTCTGGCTTCGCTCTCGAGCTACCTCGGTCGCGACCTGGTTCCCATTGGGCACCCTGCAGCTCTGGTTTTCGTGCCCCAGGGACTGGTGATGGGCTTGTACAGCCTCGCTGCGGCGTTGCTGGCCACGTACCTCTGGTATGTGATCGCAGTGAATGTTGGTGGCGGCAGCAATCGCTTCGATAAAGATGCCGGCGTGGTGACCATCAGCCGCCGTGGTTTCCGCAAACCCGTTCTGGTGGAAATTCCGCTCAAAGACGTCAAGGCGGTGAAGGTGGAGGTGCGCGATGGCTTTAATGCGCGCCGCCGAGTCGCCCTGAGAATCCAGGGACGCCGTGACATGCCGCTCACCCGCGTTGGAGAACCGCTTCCTCTGGCGCAGTTGGAGAAGGACGGTGCTGAATTGGCCCGCTTCCTGGGCGTCAACCTTGAGGGCCTTTGA
- the psbD gene encoding photosystem II D2 protein (photosystem q(a) protein), translating to MTIAVGRAPQRGWFDVLDDWLKRDRFVFVGWSGILLLPTAYLAIGGWLTGTTFVTSWYTHGIASSYLEGCNFLTAAVSTPADAMGHSLLLLWGPEAQGDFVRWCQLGGLWAFVALHGAFALIGFMLRQFEIARLVGIRPYNAIAFSGPIAVFVSVFLMYPLGQSSWFFAPSFGVAAIFRFLLFLQGFHNWTLNPFHMMGVAGILGGALLCAIHGATVENTLFEDGEQANTFKAFEPTQEEETYSMVTANRFWSQIFGIAFSNKRWLHFFMLFVPVMGLWTSSIGIIGLALNLRAYDFVSQEIRAAEDPEFETFYTKNILLNEGLRAWMAPADQPHENFVFPEEVLPRGNAL from the coding sequence ATGACGATCGCTGTAGGACGCGCGCCACAGCGGGGATGGTTTGACGTCCTCGATGACTGGCTCAAGCGCGACCGCTTCGTTTTTGTCGGCTGGTCCGGCATCCTTCTCCTCCCAACGGCCTACCTGGCCATCGGTGGCTGGCTGACAGGCACCACCTTTGTCACCTCTTGGTACACCCACGGCATTGCCTCTTCGTACCTGGAAGGTTGCAATTTCCTGACCGCTGCTGTGTCCACCCCCGCTGATGCGATGGGTCACAGCTTGCTGCTGCTCTGGGGCCCTGAAGCCCAAGGTGACTTCGTTCGCTGGTGCCAGCTCGGCGGCCTCTGGGCCTTCGTGGCCCTGCACGGCGCCTTCGCACTGATCGGCTTCATGCTCCGTCAGTTCGAGATCGCTCGTCTGGTGGGCATCCGCCCTTACAACGCCATCGCCTTCTCCGGTCCGATCGCGGTGTTCGTCAGTGTCTTCCTGATGTATCCCCTCGGCCAGAGCAGCTGGTTCTTCGCGCCCTCCTTCGGTGTGGCTGCGATCTTCCGCTTCCTTCTCTTCCTCCAGGGCTTCCACAACTGGACCCTGAACCCCTTCCACATGATGGGCGTCGCCGGCATCCTCGGCGGTGCACTGCTCTGCGCCATTCACGGCGCCACCGTGGAAAACACACTGTTTGAGGACGGTGAGCAGGCCAACACCTTCAAGGCGTTCGAGCCCACTCAGGAAGAAGAGACCTATTCGATGGTCACCGCCAACCGCTTCTGGAGTCAGATCTTCGGTATCGCCTTCTCCAACAAGCGCTGGCTGCACTTCTTCATGCTGTTCGTGCCTGTGATGGGCCTGTGGACAAGTTCCATCGGCATCATCGGCCTGGCCCTCAACCTGCGCGCCTATGACTTCGTGTCACAGGAAATCCGCGCTGCAGAAGATCCCGAATTCGAGACCTTCTACACCAAGAACATCCTTCTGAATGAAGGTCTGCGTGCCTGGATGGCACCGGCTGACCAGCCGCACGAAAACTTCGTCTTCCCTGAAGAGGTTCTGCCCCGTGGTAACGCTCTCTAA